From the Candidatus Hydrogenedentota bacterium genome, one window contains:
- the cysT gene encoding sulfate ABC transporter permease subunit CysT has translation MLLKQRTVLPGFGLAGGFALLYLCLIVLIPLAGLAVKTTDLTWAEFWQTVTGPRVLASYKLSLLTSLAGAGINVVFGFVVAWVLVRYSFPGKRIVDALVDLPFALPTAVAGIALTSLYAPTGWIGQYLDPYGIKVAFTPAGITLALAFIGLPFVVRTVQPVLEDLDKEVEEAAASLGATRFQTFTRVLLPSVFPALMAGFTMAFARALGEYGSVVFISGNMPMKTEIAPLLIMTKLEQFDYAGATAIGLVMLLMSFAMLCVINLVQRWSGVRAAAH, from the coding sequence ATGCTGCTCAAACAACGCACCGTATTGCCGGGATTCGGTCTCGCAGGAGGGTTCGCCCTTCTCTATCTGTGCCTGATCGTGCTGATTCCCCTGGCGGGGCTGGCCGTGAAGACCACAGACCTGACGTGGGCCGAGTTCTGGCAAACGGTGACGGGGCCACGGGTGTTGGCGTCGTACAAGCTGAGCCTGCTGACTTCGCTCGCGGGCGCGGGTATTAACGTGGTGTTTGGATTCGTGGTGGCCTGGGTGCTGGTGCGCTACTCGTTCCCCGGTAAGCGTATCGTGGACGCCTTGGTGGACTTGCCGTTTGCGTTACCGACGGCCGTCGCCGGCATTGCACTCACATCGCTGTACGCGCCCACGGGATGGATCGGCCAGTACCTCGATCCCTACGGGATCAAGGTCGCGTTTACGCCTGCGGGTATCACCTTGGCGCTGGCCTTCATCGGGCTTCCATTTGTCGTGCGCACTGTGCAGCCCGTGCTTGAAGACCTCGACAAGGAAGTCGAAGAAGCAGCGGCAAGTCTCGGCGCGACGAGGTTTCAGACGTTTACTCGCGTGTTGCTGCCTTCGGTGTTCCCCGCTTTGATGGCGGGGTTCACGATGGCGTTTGCGCGCGCGCTGGGCGAGTACGGGTCGGTGGTGTTCATCTCGGGCAACATGCCCATGAAGACGGAGATCGCGCCGCTGCTCATTATGACGAAGTTGGAACAGTTCGACTACGCAGGCGCGACCGCCATCGGATTGGTCATGCTGCTCATGTCGTTCGCGATGCTGTGCGTTATCAACCTTGTGCAGCGGTGGAGCGGTGTGCGCGCGGCCGCACACTAG
- the cysW gene encoding sulfate ABC transporter permease subunit CysW codes for MAGATTALPGTQAAAVRAATSEGLVVRAALTFIALLYLGLFLVLPLVAVFAQALEKGLGPYFAALAEPDAVSAIKLTLITAGIAVPLNMIFGLAASWAIAKFDFYGKGLIVSLIDLPFSVSPVISGLIYVLLFGLQGLLGPWLAEHDIQIIFAVPGLVLATIFVTFPFVARELIPLMEQQGTEEEEAALLLGASGLTTFWKVTLPNVKWALLYGVILCNARAMGEFGAVSVVSGHIRGETNTIPLHVEILYNEYNFVAAFACASLLAFLAIITLILKSLVEWKTARKLAVTDRTTGETA; via the coding sequence ATGGCTGGAGCTACAACTGCTTTACCCGGAACTCAGGCTGCGGCGGTTCGCGCCGCTACCAGTGAAGGTCTCGTCGTGCGCGCGGCCCTCACGTTTATCGCCCTGCTCTATCTTGGTCTCTTTCTCGTGTTGCCGCTGGTCGCGGTGTTTGCGCAGGCCCTCGAAAAGGGACTCGGCCCCTACTTCGCGGCATTGGCGGAGCCGGATGCGGTGTCCGCAATCAAGCTGACGTTGATCACGGCGGGCATAGCCGTGCCACTGAATATGATCTTCGGATTGGCGGCCTCTTGGGCCATCGCAAAATTCGATTTCTACGGAAAGGGCCTCATCGTCTCGCTGATCGATCTGCCATTCTCGGTATCGCCGGTTATATCGGGACTGATCTACGTACTGCTGTTCGGCCTGCAGGGATTGCTTGGTCCGTGGCTTGCCGAGCACGACATACAAATCATCTTTGCAGTCCCGGGGCTTGTGTTGGCGACCATCTTCGTGACGTTTCCGTTTGTTGCGCGCGAGCTGATTCCGTTGATGGAACAGCAAGGCACGGAAGAAGAAGAGGCGGCGCTGCTATTGGGCGCAAGCGGGCTCACCACGTTCTGGAAGGTAACGCTGCCTAACGTGAAGTGGGCGTTGTTGTACGGCGTGATCCTGTGCAATGCGCGCGCCATGGGCGAATTCGGCGCGGTCTCCGTGGTATCGGGGCATATCCGCGGGGAAACCAACACCATCCCGCTTCATGTCGAGATTCTCTACAACGAATACAACTTCGTGGCGGCGTTCGCGTGTGCATCCCTGCTCGCGTTTCTCGCGATCATTACTCTGATTTTGAAATCCCTTGTCGAGTGGAAAACAGCGCGCAAGCTCGCGGTCACCGACCGGACAACCGGAGAGACGGCATAA